The Dethiosulfovibrio peptidovorans DSM 11002 nucleotide sequence GGACTGTAGCTACCTGGCTCGACTCATAAAGGAGAGCGACGTGGACCTGTTGGCCCTGCAGGAGATAGAGGGCGACGCTACTATGAGGTTTTTCGTGACCAAATTCCTGCCCGGATGGGCTTATTCGGGCAACGACACTGGAGGCAGGCAGGACCTCTATTTTCTATGGCGGAAGGACAGTGTTCGAATCTTGGACGGCCCCGTTGTTTACGGCGCCAACGGGTCCTTCCGGTTCGAGGGAAAAAGCTATCGTCTCCACGACAGGCCTCCAATGGTGGGACTCTTCCTGGATATCGAGGGAGACAGACGGTTCCACATGGTCAACGTCCATCTAAAGAGCCAGAGTACCAGGGGCAAGGACGATCAGGACAGGGCGAAGCGTTACAACGATTTCAAGAGAGGGGCTCAGATCGACGGTATAAACGGTATAGTCGGTTCTCTCAAGGGGCCGGTCTTCATCCTAGGCGATTACAACGTGGACGATCCAAAGGGAACGAACTTTCCCCTTCTCTCCCTGCCGAAGGGGAGCTACAGCTACGACGATAGAAAGAGCCGTCTGGATTACATAGGCTACCTCGGCATAGAGAAGTCCGATTCATGGAGGCTCTTTGAGGTGGAGACGTCGATCCCCGCCAGATCTACTAAAAGAAGTCAGAGCCCCGATCACGATATGGTGCTTTTGGACCTGAACTGGGATGGAAGCCCATCCTCGAAGAAAGACATCAATGACGTGGAGAAAAGGGAACAGATCGTCTACGTGACGGAAACGGGTAAAAAGTATCATTCCAAGGGATGCTCGTATCTGAAGGGCAAGGGAGAGCCATTGTCGTTGGATAAGGCTAAATCCCTGGGGTATTCTCCCTGTTCCCGTTGTAATCCCCCTAAATAGTTTTTGGTTTTTTTGATGGATTCGATATATACTGATATATATAGCTTGTATGGGATTGTCTTTTTTCCGAGATAAGAGTGAAAGGGAGGGCTTTATTTGTCTCGTAGTATCGTTTCCAAATTGGGGGTTCTGACGGCATTCAGTTTAATCCTGTCGATAGGGGCCCTGGCCTTCGTTGCCATCAGAGGTGTGGGGAATATGTCCCTTTCCGTCGGTTCCGTGGCTGAACGTATGTTGAACGAGGACATAGAGAACAAGAACGCCATGAGCGCCAAGGGAGCCGAGGATTACGGGAAGGCCATGTCGAGCTATCTGGCCTGGATATCCGCCGCCCCTCTGTGGAACTTCAACGAGGAGTCGCTGTCGGATTACGCTGCCGGGATGTTGGAGGTTCCCAACGTCGCCTATGCCGTGATCTACGACGACGGCGGTGCGGTGGCGGCGGGAGAGAAGCCCGAGGGGCGCGGCTTTTCCCCCTTCAAGGCAGATATCGTCCACGAGGGAGAGGTCATCGGCTCCGTGGAGGTCGGTCTCGATCTGTCCTATCTGGGAGATCTTAAAAAGGGTAGCGAGGAGACCAGAGATCACCTGATAGCCGAGTTCAACCGACAGGCCTCCGAGACTGAGAGGTCCATAAGGAACAGGACCGTAACCATATCGATAGTGTTGCTGTCCGCCGTGTTGGCATTGAACGTTTTCGTTCTTCTAAGGGTCGCCTCGCCTCTTCGGAAGATGACCGAGGTCGTCAGGGACCTCGGTGAGGGAGAGGGAGACCTCACGGTCCGGATGGACATAAAGACCTCCGACGAGGTCGGCAGGCTCTGCGGCTCGTTGAACCAGTTTATGGACAAGCTTTCGACTCTCGTGGTCGACATGATGTCCATCGCTCGAAGGCTCGGGGAGGATTCCCACGTCTTGGCGGAGAGATCGCAGAGCTCTCTCGGCACGATAGATACGGTGAAATCCTCGATGGAGGAAATTATGGGGCTCTCTCAGACCAACGCTGCCGCTGTGGAGGAGTCCAACGCCGGGGTAGAGGAGATGGCCGCCACAGCCGAGTCCGTGGCGAAGGCCTCGGAACGGGGAGTGGAAGCCTCGTCCAAGACCTATAAGTTCACCGAAGGCGTCTCGGTGCAGATGGAGCAGGTGGTGCAGGACATAAACGGTGTCAGCGTCAAATCTCAGGAGAACAGGAAAAAGATGTCCTCTCTGGAGAACGCGGTGGAGTCCATAACCGATTTCGTGGGGGCCATAACTGGTATAGCCGATCAGACCAACCTGCTGGCTCTCAACGCCGCCATCGAGGCTGCCAGGGCGGGAGACGCCGGAAAAGGTTTCGCCGTGGTCGCCGAGGAGGTTCGCAAGCTCGCCGAGGAGTCCAATTCCGCTGCTCAGGAGATATCCTCCCTGATAGAGACTCTGTCGGTCTACGCCAAGGAATCAATCCAGGGGACGGTCGAGGAGGAGGAGATCCTGGGTAAGGTGGTGGATCGGGCCGATAGGCTCAGGAACGATCTAGCCTCCAGCATGAAGGAGATCGAGGCGGTTGATGGCGTCATGAACGAGGTCTCAGAGCTGAGCAAGGCTCAGTCTATGTCCAGCACGGAGATGGCCAACGCCGTGGACAGCATAGCTAAGGGAACCTCCGAGATAGTCGAACGTCTGGGCGATATCGGAGGGGTTACCGAGGAGGCCAAGAACGCTTTCGAATCGGTGGTTTCCCAGACAGAGGTTCTTTTGGAGGGGATGGAGCAGCTTAGAAGGCATCTGGATCAGTTCAAAGTGTGATCCCTATGGTCCGGATGGCCGATAGGAGGTGTCTCTAATGGATTTGATGGAGCTTTACCGCGAGCTGAAGGGCAGGACTTTCGTCGATCTCACCCACTCGTTTTGTCCCGGAATACCCCACTATCCCGCTCTTCACGATATGGAGAGGCGAGACCTCTATACGGTGGAAAACGACGGGTTCTGGGTGGAGAAGATGACTTTGGTGGGGCAATGGGGAACTCACGTCGATTCTCCGAGACACTTTGTCCCGGGAGGAAGGACGGTGGATCTTATCGATGTGAAGGAGATGTTCCTGCCTCTGGTCGTCCTGGACCTCTCTCGGGATGTCTCGGAAAATCCGGACAGATGTCTCTCCAGAGAGGATATTATCGCCTGGGAGGACTCCTACGGCAGGATCCCTGAGGGGTGCTTTTTCGCCCTCAGGACCGACTGGTCCAAACGCTGGCCCGACTGCGATGCCATGGACAACAAGGACGAGAAGGGCATTGCACATTATCCCGGGTATAGTCTGGATTCCCTCAGGTTCCTCTACGAGGAGAGGGGAGTGACTGCATCGGGACACGAGACCGCCGATACGGACTGCGGTGTCGACTCTTCCAACGGTAACATGGTCTGCGAGCATTACGTTCTGGCCCAGGATCGCTATCAGATAGAGCTGATGGCGAATCTGGATAAGGTGCCGCCTAAAGGGGCTCTGATAGTGGCGGCTTTTCCGAAGCTTAAGGATGGTTCGGGCTTCCCCGCCCGCTGCTTCGCCATACTTCCCTGATCTGTCTCCGTAACAATCGGAGGGAGAGCGATATCGCTCTCCCTCCGATTGTTTCTCTAGTCCTTGAGATATCTATCGAACCAACGGGAGATCTCCTCCAGACGAGCCAGTCTCTCCCGTGGTTTTCCCCCTCGACTTAGCTCGTGGTTTTCTCCCTTGAAGACGCATATTTTGCTGCCCACTCCGTGGCGCTTAAGGGCGGTGAACATCTGAAGCCCCTGGGACAGCTCGCACCGATAGTCCTCATCTGAGTGGATGAATAAAGTCGGAGTTGTCGCGCGGTCCGCGTATTTCAAAGGTGAATGCCACCATAGCTTCTCGACGTCGTCCCATATGTCGGCGTCCTGCTGGTCAGGGACGAAATAGTATCCTATGTCGGAGATCCCGGCCTTGGAGATCCAGTTGGAAATGCTTCTCTGGGAGACAGCGGCCTTGAATCGGTCGGTGTGGCCTATTATCCAGTTGGTCATATAGCCTCCGTAGGACCCTCCAGTAACCCCCATGCGGTCTTCGTCCACGAAGGGCAGTTTTTCCACCTCGTCCGTGAAGGCCATGATGTCTTCGTAGTCCACCGTGCCGTATTTACCCCTGATATCGTCGAAGTCGTTGCCCTTGCCGTCGCTTCCCCTGGGGTTGCAGAAGGCCACCACGTAGCCTCTGGCGGCCCAGAGCTGCATCTCGTGAAAATACACCTCGCCGAATGCAGTCTTGGGGCCCCCGTGTATGTGGATTATGGCGGGATACCTCTCTCCTTCTCTGTAATCCGTGGGTTTCATGATCCATCCGTCTATGGGGCAACCCGGGTCGGAACGGCTCGCCAAGGGCTCGGGAACGGACAGTATCCTATCGGACGTCGTCCATCCGTTGAAGCCCGAGACCCTGCGCTCCTCTCCGCTCTCAACGATGTAGAGCTCCTGGAGGGCGAGCCCCTTTAATCCGATCACGGCGGCCTTCCTTCCGCTTACATGGTAATCGTCCACGGAGGAGATTTTTTCGGTCTCCTGAACGATCTTTCCCGACAGGTCCAGAGAGTGTAGATGCGACTCGATTCCGTCGGTGGAGACGAACCAGATCTTGCCGCTGTCCACGAAGAAGGCCAGGTTGAGATCGGAGGTTCCGTAACGGCAGTCGCAGCCTACGGAGTTTCTGAGTCCTCTGTCGAGTCCGGGTGTGATCTCTCTCGGAACGCCGTCTTTGAGCACATGGAAGGCGACGTTCTCGTTTATGCCGTGTCTGTCGAGTTTCGACCCCGTGAGCACCACGGATTCGTCCAGATAGTCGGCGCACTTGCAGGCGAAGGCCCCGTCGGGGATCAACTCGTCGATCTCCCCTGTTTTCAGGTCCAGCTCCCTGAGGCCGCTCCTTATGGGCCTTACGTCGGTGAAGTCCGGGCCGGTTATCAGGACCTTGGTCTTGTCTGGGGAGAGCCTGTAGCGATCCACGTCCAGCGTGTCGGGGGTCAGCTTTCTGGCTTCGCCACCCCTTTCGTAGATGTACAGAGCCGTTCTCTTCTGGGCGGTGTACCCCTTGCCGTTGGAGCAGAAAGGCACCTGCTCGAAGACCATGTAGTCCGCTTCCGCCAGCTTTTCCGATTCCCTGGGATCCTCTCCCGACAGGAGATAGCGGTTCCCTCCAAGGTGGACGATGGACGAGATCGCGAACGTCAGGGATCCGATAGGCTGAGCTTCCCCTCCCCCTAGAGCTATGGCGTACAGGTCGGTGGTCCCCTTTTCTGGGTCTTTCCTGTCGCTGGCGAAGACGATCTCCTCGCCGTCGTTGTTCCAGCAAAAAAACTTTTCCCATCCGGATCCCGTCAAGGGGCGATTTTCCCCGGAGTCCAGGATATGGAGCCACAGTCTCGAATCGTAGCGGTTTTTCTCCAGGTCCGCCTTATGGACCGAGTAACAGATAGATCTTCCGTCGGGAGAGATGGACGGACCGGAGAGAAAGCGAAACTTCAGCAGGTCCTCAGGCGACATATTTCCCCTTTTCACGATAGGTCATCCCTTTCTTTCATCCAGTTCCAGAGAAGGGAGGCCGCAGGACGCGGCCCCCCTATCGTCTTGTAGTTTCGACTTGATTTTCCTACCCTAACCCCTATCTGTCCAGCCAGACCTCGGTCAGTTCGGTCATGTAATCTCCCAAAAATGCCAGATCTACCCCCTGGACGTCGGGGCGAGTGACAAGGCTGGTGGTCTGGTAGAAGAGGAACATCCAGACCGCGTCGTCCACTATTTGCTGCTCCGCCTTTCCGTAGAGCTCCCAACGTTTGTCGGGGTCGGTCTCTCTTCTGGCTTCCTTCAGCCAGCGGTCGACGTCGTCGTTTTTATATCGGCAGTAGTTGCCCTTGGGGCCGAAGTTGTCGGAACAGAACAGGGTGTAGAGGAAGTTGTCCGGATCGGCGTAGTCCCCGGCCCATCCGGCCCGGAAGAACTTGAAATCTCCTCGCCTAACCGCGTCGTAATGGGCTCCTACCTCGGAGGAGGACAGCCTGATCTTTATTCCCAGCTCTCCAAGTTGGGCCTGCATGGCCTCCGCTATGGAGCGGTGTCTGGGGTTGTTGTTGAAGTACAGCGTAAGCTCCAGACCTTTCTCATAACCCGCCTCCGAGAGGAGTTGTTTAGCTTTTTCCGGGTTGTACTCATAGCCCTTCAGATCGTCGTTGTATCCCGGCATCCCAGGAGGCAGCACACCTTTGGCCGGTTGGTATCTGCCGTTGAGGACCAGCTCGTTTATGCCCTCTCTGTTTACCCCGTAGTTGAGTGCCTGACGGAGTTTGAGGTTGTCCATGAACGGCTCGCCAGTCTGGCTCATGCCGTAGTAGTAGGTGTTGAGCCCCGGACGTTCCTGGAAGTAGGGGGCGAAGCCGTCCTTAAGTTCCTGATAGTACTCGTCCGGTATGTCCGGAAGGACGTCTATATTGCCCTTTTTGAACTCCAGATAGGCCACGCCGTTGTCCGGTATGACCATGAGATCGACTCCGTCCAGGTATGGCAGCTTCACTCCTATATCGTCCTTGCCCCAGTAATTCGGGTTTTTGCGGAAAGAGGCGATGCTGTCGTGTTTCCATTCCTGGAGGATGAAGGGGCCGGTCCCTACGGGATGAAACGTGAAACTCTTGCCCCATTTTTCGGCGTCCTCTCGGGGAATCACCCCGAAGGACGGATAGGTCAGTACCGCCAGAAACGGCGCGAAAGGCTCGTCCAACGTAAACCGAACGGTGTAGTCGTCCAGGACCTCCACTCCGGCCCACTCGGAGACCTTGCCATCGTTGAGCTCCTGGTAGCCCTTTATCTTGTTTGCGAAGAAAACCCTGGCGGATTTCATCTTTACCAAACGTTCGAAGGAATATTTTACGTCCTCGGCGGTCATCTCTCTGCCTCCGTTGAGAGCAGGTTCTCCCAGTACGTTATCGTGAAAAAGCACTCCCTTTCTGAGATGGAAGGTCCATACCCTGGAGTCGTCGTCAACCTCCCAGTTTTCGGCGAGGCAGGGAAGTATCTCCTTGCCGGAAGGGCTCGTCTTGACCAGTGTCTCTAGATAGAGATTGGTTCCCCTCGTGGCTGTGGTTATGTTGGATGTAACCGGGTCGAGCGAAGGTGGGTCGTTTATTATCCTCCATCTGAGGATTCCCCCGCTTTTAGGATTCGCCGATACCGTGGTAGACAGGATAGCTACGATAAGGGTGCCCAGTAATGCCAGCGCAAAGGTTCTTTTCATTTTTTCTTCCCTCCGTTTTCTCTCTGCCGAGATGATCGATCCCCATGCGTCCCCTGTGATGTCGAGTTTTTAGAATCCACAAAGGAATCCATTTTGAGGATACATTATGAGTATGCTGTCCTTTTGGTATCGGGGCAATAGTGGCGGTGTTAAAAAATAGGTGTTTCTATCGACAAATAGGAGTATAATAAACTCGTTGATCCTCATGTTACATCGTCTTCATCTCTCGAGTTTCCTCAAAAAAGACTATTTTTTTATCTTCCTGTTTGTTGAGTCCTGTTGTTAGCGGCAATTACTCTGACACCCGCGTCGTCGGGAAGGGGTTTTGTAACTTATGTTCATGGCTTTGTTTGGGGAGGTGATTAGTTTGTGCGATAAAGTTATCCGCTTTGTCGTGGGAGACCTCTGAAGGGGAGGTTCTCTCGGCATCACGGCGTCTCTTACGGTAGAGTCTTCATCACGATAGATAGGAGGTGGCCCTGGTATGTTCACTTACATAATGAGGCGAATTTTGTACACTATCCCCGTGGTCTGGGGAGTCGTTACGGCCGTTTTCATATTGATCAATGTGGTTCCCGGAGACCCGGCCATGATTATGATGGGTCAAAGAGGAGATCCCGAGACCTTGGCCAAGATCCGTCACGATCTGGGGTTGGATCTGCCCCTTCATAAACAATATATAAATTTCATCAGTCAGTTGATCAAGGGGGACCTGGGAACATCCTACAGGACCAACGAAAAGGTGGCAGATGCCATCAAGGATCGCTTAGGAGCGACGGCACGGCTCGCCATGTGGGCATTGGTGCTCGGTACGGTGATAGGTGTCGGTGCCGGGATTCTCTCGGCGGTCAAGCAATACTCGGTGTTCGATTATTCGGCCATGATAATAGCTATCGCAGGGGTGAGCGCCCCGGTCTTCTGGGTCGGGCTTCTGCTTCTTCTGATCTTCGCCTATGGTCTGGGGTGGTTGCCAGGAGCGGGATATGGCGACGGATCGTGGCGCTATCTCATACTTCCGGTGATTACCTTGGGAGTGAGACCGGGGGCTTTGACCGCCCGTCTTACCAGGTCCTGTATGCTTGAGGTCTTGAACCAGGACTACATAAGGACCGCCAAGGCCAAGGGATTGGCGGGCAATGTCGTGGTGATGAAGCATGCCCTCAAGAACGCAATGATCCCCGTGGTGACCATAGTGGGGACTCAGATAGCCTCGTTGCTTTCCGGTGCGGTCCTCACCGAGACGATATTCGCCTGGCCCGGAATAGGTCGTCTCTCGGTGGAGGCTCTCATAGCCAGAGATTTCCCCATGATAAGGGGGACGGTCATTTTTATGGCGTTGATTTTCCTCGTCGCCAACCTGATCGTCGATATCTCCTACGGCTTCTTCGATCCCAGGATCCGTTACGATTAAGGGGGGACCGAGGTTGAATAAAAAGGATAAAGCGGTCGACACCGCAAAGAACCGCAAGCACGGCAGTCTCTGGTACGAGGCATGGGTGCGTTTTCGCAGGAATAAATTGGCCATGTTGGGGCTTATCATGGTCCTCTTTCTCCTGGCCGTGGCCCTCTTCGCTCCTCAGATAGCTCCCTACGATCCCTTTAAACAGCTTATATGGACCGAGGGAAAGGCGGCCAAACTGGCCGCCCCTACAGCTAGTCATATCATGGGCACCGATCTCTACGGAAGGGATATCCTCAGCAGGGTCGTATTCGGGGCCCGCATCTCCCTACAGATAGGGGTTTTCGCCACGTTGGTGTCCCTAATGATAGGCATCCCTCTGGGGGCTCTGGCCGGTTACTTTGGAGGATGGGTCGACGATGCCATATCGTGGCTGATAAACGTGGTTTTCGCCTTTCCCTTCTTTCTCTTCGTTCTGGCTATAATCGCCGTATTCAACAATCCCAGCATGATGGTCGTCTTCGTTGCCATTGGTCTGGTTTCCTGGGTGCCGGTCGCGAGGATCACCAGGGCTCAGTTCATCTCCCTCAGGGAGAGGGAGTACGTAGAGGCGGCTAAGGCGCTCGGCATACCGACCTGGAGAATAATCTTTTCCCACATCCTTCCCAACGCTCTGGCTCCGGTCATAGTTCAGGCGACCCTGGGGTTGGGCAGCATCATAATGGTGGAGGCGGGATTGGCCTTCCTCGGTTTCGGAGCTCAGCCTCCCACTCCAAGCTGGGGGCTGATGATCTCGGTAGGGCAGAAGTACCTGGCCACCGGTCAGTGGTGGTGGGCGATCTTCCCCGGTCTGGCCATAATGTACACAGTTTTGGCCTTCAACTTCGTCGGAGACGGCCTGAGGGACGCTCTGGACGTCCGGCTTAAGAGATAGGAGGTGTCGGGCATGGCATTGTTGGAAGTCAGAAACCTTAAGACCTATTTCGATACCGATGCCGGAACGGTCAAGGCCGTGGACGGTGTCTCCTTTTCCATCGAGCCCGGCAAGACCCTGGGCATAGTCGGTGAATCGGGATGTGGAAAGTCGGTGACCTCCCTGTCCATAATGGGACTTCTCCCCAAGCCGGTTGGTCGAGTGGCCGGAGGAGAGGTCGTCATGAACGGAGTCGACCTGTTGAACCTCTCCGAGCCGGAGATGAGGAAGATCCGAGGCAACGATATCTCCATGATATTTCAGGAGCCCATGACGAGTTTAAACCCGGTGTACACCATAGGGGAGCAGATCATGGAGCCTCTGAGGCTTCATCAGAAGATGGACGATCGGCAGGCCAAAAAGAGGGCCGTCGAGATGTTGGACCTGGTCGGAATCCCTTCGCCGGATCAGAGAGTGGACGAATACCCTCACCAGCTTTCCGGAGGGATGAGGCAGAGGGCCATGATAGCCATGGCCTTGGCCTGTAACCCTGCTCTGCTGATAGCGGACGAGCCCACCACTGCTTTGGACGTGACGGTACAGGCTCAGATACTGGATCTCATGAACGACCTGAGGGAGAAACTGAACTCGGCTATAATGTTCATAACCCACGATCTGGGAGTCATAGCTCAGATGGCCCAGAGGGTGGTGGTGATGTACGCCGGTAAGGTCGTGGAGGAGGCCGATGTGATTCCCCTCTACAAGGAGCCCCTTCATCCCTATACCCAGGGGCTTCTTCGGTCCATACCGAGGATGGACAGTGACAAGGAAAGATTGGATGTCATCCCCGGGGTGGTGCCGAACCCGTTGGACTTCACGGAGGGGTGTAAGTTCCACAATCGCTGCGATCAGTGCCTAGATCGATGCAGCGTCGAGGAGCCTCCCATATACAGGCTCAAGGGCGACCGCAAGGTACGTTGTTGGCTGTACGAGGATCATCCCGACAGAGAGGGGGTCGAGGAATGAGCGTTCCCGTCGAGAGGGAGGAGTTTCTGAGGGTAGAGAGCCTTAAGAAATATTTCCCCATAAGGAAGGGTATATTCAAGAAGGTGGTCAACCACGTGAAGGCGGTGGACGGCGTTTCCTTCTCCATCCGAGAGGGAGAGACGCTGGGATTGGTAGGAGAATCGGGATGCGGAAAGTCGACCACCGGCAGGACCTTGATGCATCTTCTGGAACCGACCGATGGCTCGGTCTACTTTCAGGGTCGAGAGCTGGGGCAGATGCTCAAGGATAACCCCGGACAGGTTAGACAAAACATTCAGATAATATTCCAGGACCCTTACGGTAGCCTCAATCCCAGGATGACCGTGAGCGAGATAGTGGGAGAGGCGGTGAAACTGTACGGTATCGCCAAAGGTCGTAAGGAGCTTGACCGGTACGTCACCGACGTGATAGTCAAGGCCGGTCTTCGTCCCGAACATCGTTTCCGCTATCCTCACGAGTTCTCCGGCGGTCAGAGACAGCGAATAGGTATAGCTCGGGCCCTTGCCTTGAATCCCAAGTTCATCGTGTGCGACGAGCCGGTCTCTGCCCTGGACGTGTCCATTCAGAGCCAGGTTTTGAACGAGCTGAGGGATCTTCAGCAGGAGCTGGGCCTTACCTATCTCTTCATCACCCATGATCTGTCGGTGGTCAAGCATATCTCCGACAGGATCGCCATAATGTACCTCGGCAAGGTGGTGGAGATAACCTCCAAGGACTCGATATTCATCAATCCCCTTCATCCCTATACCAAGGCGTTGATGTCGGCGATCCCCCTTCCCGATCCCACCGTGAAGGTGGAGAGGATCCCCCTGGAGGGCGACATCCCCTCTCCTATAGACCCGCCGTCGGGATGTCGGTTTCACACCAGATGTCCTTACGCCATGGACAGATGTAGAGAGGAAGAGCCACTTTTGGTGGAGGTGGAGAAGGATCACGAAGTGGCGTGTTTCCTTCTTGAAAGGTAGAAAAAAGGCGGAGCCGAGATGTTGTTCTCGGCTCCGCCTTTTTTCTAGGCCCTGTAGACCTCTGCTCCGTCTATGAAGGTTATGGCTACCTCCGTTCTTGCGTCGAAGGGGTCGCCCTTCCATAAGACTATGTCTCCGTCCTTCCCCGGCTCCAGAGATCCCATTCTAGCCTCCAGGCCAAGATGTTCAGCCGAGGACAGGGTTACTGCCCTTAGGGCCTCTTCCCTGGACAGTCCAGCCCGGTGGGCCATGGTGGCGCAGAGCATCAGGGAATGGACCGGGGTCACTGGGTGGTCCGTTATTATGCAGAAGTGGATCGCCCTTTCGGAGAAAACCTTAAGGGTGTCCCAGGTCATGTGTCTGAGCTCTATCTTAGGACGGCAGGAGAGGGTGGGGCCTACCGCCGCCATTACTTTCTTCGACGCCAGGTAGTCCGGTATGAGGTGTCCCTCTGTGCAGTGTTCCAGGGTCAGCTCTATCCCGAATTCTTCGGCGGTCCTTACGGCCGTCGCTATGTCGTCGGCCCTGTGACAGTGCACCCTGAGGGGCATCTTTTTCTCCACTACCGGCAGCAGAGCCTCCATGCCGGGTTTTATATCGAAGGGATCCTTGTCTTCGTCTTTTTTGGCGAGCCAGTGTTCCTTGGCGGCCTTGTAGTTGAAGGCTTCCTGAAGGGTGTTCCTCATGCAGGCGGCGTTGCCCATTCTTGTGGTTGGAAGCTGGTTTTTCTCCTTGTAGACCCCTATGGGATTCTCTCCCAGGGCTGCCTTCATGCCGGACGGGGCAAGTACAGCCATCTCGTCCACCACTAGACCTCTAGTTTTTATGACGGCCCCCTGTCCTCCTATGACGTTGGCGCTTCCCGGAAGGACCTGCACTGCCGTCACTCCTCCTTTTCTAGCCTCGCCGAAGGCTTCGTCGAAGGGGTATATGGAGTCCAATATCCTCAATTGAGGGGTGCTCGGGTCGGTCATGTCGTTCTCGTCAGTCATGGAGTAGGGAGTTCCCTCAGGGCAGGTTCCTATATGGGTGTGTGCGTCTATGAGGCCCGGGGTGACCGTCATGCCCGAGGCGTCTACGATATCAGCTTCGATTGGTATGGAAAGTCCCGCTCCGACCGCTTTTATCCTGCCGTTCTCTACCAGGACGGTACCTCCCTGAATCGTTCCGGACGATATCGTTTCCACCGTTCCTCCAACTATGGCTTTCAGCATATAGTATGTCTCCTTTCAGTATTTTATCCGATATATCTTTCATAATCCCCATCACGCTGTTGGTCATGAAGTTTCTCTCTCTCGATGCCACCTCGGGGAGAAATTCCTCTATGGGCTTCAAGGCCGGGTCCGTCTTGATGAGATGGTCCACCAGGGCGTCGGGGTCTTCGTCTTCGCGAGCTAGGGAGATAGTTTCCTCCCAAAGATCCAGCTGGTCAAGGGCTTTTTTCATGAAGGTCGCTCCGTCGTCGACCGGCCCATAGTGTCCCGGACAGAACAGGTCGTGATCCAGTTTCAAGACCGATCGGAGCGATTCTCTGCCTATGTCGATGCGGAAAGGGGGAGCGGCTGCCGGTCTCAGGTAGGGAGCCTTTTTTGTTTTATCACTGTGCCACCGATTCACCATGCGATCCGCGCATACCCCTGCGACCTCCCCTGCGAAGAGTATCCTT carries:
- a CDS encoding endonuclease/exonuclease/phosphatase family protein is translated as MRRFTKKVILGALLAVIWAAQAPALVIGTFNIEYFNVSGKKAYSQEDCSYLARLIKESDVDLLALQEIEGDATMRFFVTKFLPGWAYSGNDTGGRQDLYFLWRKDSVRILDGPVVYGANGSFRFEGKSYRLHDRPPMVGLFLDIEGDRRFHMVNVHLKSQSTRGKDDQDRAKRYNDFKRGAQIDGINGIVGSLKGPVFILGDYNVDDPKGTNFPLLSLPKGSYSYDDRKSRLDYIGYLGIEKSDSWRLFEVETSIPARSTKRSQSPDHDMVLLDLNWDGSPSSKKDINDVEKREQIVYVTETGKKYHSKGCSYLKGKGEPLSLDKAKSLGYSPCSRCNPPK
- a CDS encoding methyl-accepting chemotaxis protein, whose translation is MSRSIVSKLGVLTAFSLILSIGALAFVAIRGVGNMSLSVGSVAERMLNEDIENKNAMSAKGAEDYGKAMSSYLAWISAAPLWNFNEESLSDYAAGMLEVPNVAYAVIYDDGGAVAAGEKPEGRGFSPFKADIVHEGEVIGSVEVGLDLSYLGDLKKGSEETRDHLIAEFNRQASETERSIRNRTVTISIVLLSAVLALNVFVLLRVASPLRKMTEVVRDLGEGEGDLTVRMDIKTSDEVGRLCGSLNQFMDKLSTLVVDMMSIARRLGEDSHVLAERSQSSLGTIDTVKSSMEEIMGLSQTNAAAVEESNAGVEEMAATAESVAKASERGVEASSKTYKFTEGVSVQMEQVVQDINGVSVKSQENRKKMSSLENAVESITDFVGAITGIADQTNLLALNAAIEAARAGDAGKGFAVVAEEVRKLAEESNSAAQEISSLIETLSVYAKESIQGTVEEEEILGKVVDRADRLRNDLASSMKEIEAVDGVMNEVSELSKAQSMSSTEMANAVDSIAKGTSEIVERLGDIGGVTEEAKNAFESVVSQTEVLLEGMEQLRRHLDQFKV
- a CDS encoding ABC transporter substrate-binding protein, which gives rise to MKRTFALALLGTLIVAILSTTVSANPKSGGILRWRIINDPPSLDPVTSNITTATRGTNLYLETLVKTSPSGKEILPCLAENWEVDDDSRVWTFHLRKGVLFHDNVLGEPALNGGREMTAEDVKYSFERLVKMKSARVFFANKIKGYQELNDGKVSEWAGVEVLDDYTVRFTLDEPFAPFLAVLTYPSFGVIPREDAEKWGKSFTFHPVGTGPFILQEWKHDSIASFRKNPNYWGKDDIGVKLPYLDGVDLMVIPDNGVAYLEFKKGNIDVLPDIPDEYYQELKDGFAPYFQERPGLNTYYYGMSQTGEPFMDNLKLRQALNYGVNREGINELVLNGRYQPAKGVLPPGMPGYNDDLKGYEYNPEKAKQLLSEAGYEKGLELTLYFNNNPRHRSIAEAMQAQLGELGIKIRLSSSEVGAHYDAVRRGDFKFFRAGWAGDYADPDNFLYTLFCSDNFGPKGNYCRYKNDDVDRWLKEARRETDPDKRWELYGKAEQQIVDDAVWMFLFYQTTSLVTRPDVQGVDLAFLGDYMTELTEVWLDR
- a CDS encoding S9 family peptidase, yielding MKRGNMSPEDLLKFRFLSGPSISPDGRSICYSVHKADLEKNRYDSRLWLHILDSGENRPLTGSGWEKFFCWNNDGEEIVFASDRKDPEKGTTDLYAIALGGGEAQPIGSLTFAISSIVHLGGNRYLLSGEDPRESEKLAEADYMVFEQVPFCSNGKGYTAQKRTALYIYERGGEARKLTPDTLDVDRYRLSPDKTKVLITGPDFTDVRPIRSGLRELDLKTGEIDELIPDGAFACKCADYLDESVVLTGSKLDRHGINENVAFHVLKDGVPREITPGLDRGLRNSVGCDCRYGTSDLNLAFFVDSGKIWFVSTDGIESHLHSLDLSGKIVQETEKISSVDDYHVSGRKAAVIGLKGLALQELYIVESGEERRVSGFNGWTTSDRILSVPEPLASRSDPGCPIDGWIMKPTDYREGERYPAIIHIHGGPKTAFGEVYFHEMQLWAARGYVVAFCNPRGSDGKGNDFDDIRGKYGTVDYEDIMAFTDEVEKLPFVDEDRMGVTGGSYGGYMTNWIIGHTDRFKAAVSQRSISNWISKAGISDIGYYFVPDQQDADIWDDVEKLWWHSPLKYADRATTPTLFIHSDEDYRCELSQGLQMFTALKRHGVGSKICVFKGENHELSRGGKPRERLARLEEISRWFDRYLKD
- a CDS encoding cyclase family protein gives rise to the protein MDLMELYRELKGRTFVDLTHSFCPGIPHYPALHDMERRDLYTVENDGFWVEKMTLVGQWGTHVDSPRHFVPGGRTVDLIDVKEMFLPLVVLDLSRDVSENPDRCLSREDIIAWEDSYGRIPEGCFFALRTDWSKRWPDCDAMDNKDEKGIAHYPGYSLDSLRFLYEERGVTASGHETADTDCGVDSSNGNMVCEHYVLAQDRYQIELMANLDKVPPKGALIVAAFPKLKDGSGFPARCFAILP